Below is a window of Coleofasciculus chthonoplastes PCC 7420 DNA.
CTGTTCTTCCCACAATACATAAGACAGCCGCAAGTCTTCGTCAATAAATCGTTGTACCCCCAGACTCAAAAACCCATCGGGTACAATAGCTGGCTTTTCTGGGTGATAATAAATTCCCATATCCACCCCAAAAAACCAATCCCAACGATTCTCCCACAACAGCGCCAGAACCGCTTTCAGCAATGAGGGAATTAAATCTTGCAGTTCATTATCCACTGGAGTATCGTCAGAATCAGGCAGATCTTCTGCAGAAGGTAAGCAATCTAATGGGTTGTACTCTAGCATGAGTTGGTCAGGGAGCAACAACTAATTTCATTTTA
It encodes the following:
- a CDS encoding Uma2 family endonuclease, producing MLEYNPLDCLPSAEDLPDSDDTPVDNELQDLIPSLLKAVLALLWENRWDWFFGVDMGIYYHPEKPAIVPDGFLSLGVQRFIDEDLRLSYVLWEEQVVPMLVLEVVSNKRRGEYSSKKTIYRDMGVLYYVVYNPLRRRKAPLEVYKLVDGEYQLQFGNPVWLSEIGLGIGAERGS